In Zonotrichia albicollis isolate bZonAlb1 chromosome 3, bZonAlb1.hap1, whole genome shotgun sequence, a single window of DNA contains:
- the ZFP36L2 gene encoding mRNA decay activator protein ZFP36L2, which translates to MSTTLLSAFYDIDFLCKTEKSLTNLSSMLDKKAVGTPVTPPSSSFAPGFLRRHSTSNLTALAGGSKFPSPTGSSSSSTSSSSSSSSSSFGNLKETGSGGGGGSSSPTALLNKENKFRDRSFSENGERSQHLMQQLQQQQQAAGKGSGSGGGGGAPINSTRYKTELCRPFEESGACKYGEKCQFAHGFHELRSLTRHPKYKTELCRTFHTIGFCPYGPRCHFIHNADERRPAPGGGTAAPPPAAAAGPHHHPHHAAPHPAGSTGDLRAFAPREHPLGGGGFGHPRGGERPKLHHSLSFSGFSAHHHHHHPPHPHGTAPPPPPPGGRLDAALLESPGGSRTPPPPASASYCEELLSPPCANNAFAFSGQELGSLIAPLALHTQNFAAAAAAAAAAAAYYRCQQQPPPPGGACPPPPASPPFSFQPLRRLSESPVFDAPPSPPDSLSDRESYLSGSLSSGSLSGSESPSLDSGRRLPIFSRLSISDD; encoded by the exons ATGTCGACGACACTTTTATCTGCCTTCTACGACATTGACTTCTTGTGCAAG ACGGAGAAGTCCCTGACCAACCTCAGCAGCATGCTGGACAAGAAAGCCGTGGGGACCCCGgtgacccctcccagctccagcttcGCGCCGGGCTTCCTGCGGCGGCACTCGACCAGCAACCTGACGGCCCTGGCCGGCGGCTCCAAGTTCCCCAGCCCTACCGGCTCCAGCTCTTCTTCCACATCCTCGTCTTCGTCGTCATCCTCCTCCTCGTTCGGCAATCTAAAGGAGACGGGCTCCGGCggaggcggcggcagcagcagccccacggCCCTGCTCAACAAGGAGAACAAGTTCCGGGACCGCTCCTTCAGCGAGAACGGCGAGCGCAGCCAGCACCTCatgcagcagcttcagcagcagcagcaggcggCCGGCAAGGGGAGCGgctccggcggcggcggcggggccccCATCAACTCGACGCGCTACAAGACGGAGCTGTGCCGCCCCTTCGAGGAGAGCGGCGCCTGCAAGTACGGCGAGAAGTGCCAGTTCGCTCACGGCTTCCACGAGCTGCGCAGCCTCACCCGCCACCCCAAGTACAAGACCGAGCTCTGCCGCACCTTCCACACCATCGGCTTCTGCCCCTACGGCCCGCGCTGCCACTTCATCCACAACGCCGACGAGCGCCGCCCGGCGCCCGGCGGGGGCACGGCCgcccccccgcccgccgccgcggcCGGGCCGCACCACCACCCGCACCACGCGGCCCCGCACCCCGCCGGCAGCACCGGCGACCTCCGCGCCTTCGCCCCCCGCGAGCACCCGCTGGGCGGCGGCGGCTTCGGGCACCCGCGCGGCGGCGAGCGGCCCAAGCTGCACCACAGCCTGAGCTTCTCCGGCTTCTCcgcccaccaccaccaccatcaccCCCCGCACCCCCACGGcaccgccccgccgccgccgccgcccgggggCCGCCTGGACGCCGCCCTGCTGGAGAGCCCCGGCGGTTCGCgcacgccgccgccgcccgcctcCGCCTCCTACTGCGAGGAGCTGCTCTCGCCGCCCTGCGCCAACAACGCTTTCGCCTTCTcggggcaggagctgggcagcctCATCGCCCCCCTCGCCCTGCACACCCAGAACttcgccgctgccgccgccgcggccgcggccgccgccgcctattaccgctgccagcagcagccgccgccgcccggcggGGCTtgcccgccgccccccgcctcGCCGCCCTTCAGCTTCCAGCCCCTCCGCCGCCTCTCCGAGTCGCCCGTCTTCGACGCGCCGCCCAGCCCGCCGGACTCGCTCTCCGACCGGGAGAGTTACCTGAGCGGCTCGCTCAGCTCCGGCTCCCTCAGCGGCTCCGAGTCGCCCAGCCTGGACTCGGGCCGccgcctgcccatcttcagccGCCTCTCCATCTCCGACGACTGA